The Mustela lutreola isolate mMusLut2 chromosome 3, mMusLut2.pri, whole genome shotgun sequence genome includes a region encoding these proteins:
- the MTERF3 gene encoding transcription termination factor 3, mitochondrial, which translates to MALSAQQIPRWFNSVKLSSFIIATQLRKHFPRPGKTLLHGFSAQPQMSSDNYFLQWGFKTYRTSSLWNSSQSTNSSRQEIGSAPGTLLPSMNEQTQKTENIPSFDSELSLEALDDLPPVSPLQLVSEEEAIQIIADPPLPPDTYTLRDYVDHSETLQKLVLLGVDLSKIEKHPDAANLLLRLDFEKDIKQILMFLKDLGIEDNQLGTYLTKNYAIFSEDLENLKTRVAYLQSKNFSKAHIAQMVRNAPFLLSFSVERLDNRLGFFQKELELSVKKTRDLVVRLPRLLTGSLEPVKENMKVYRLELGFKRNEIQHMITKVPKMLTANKRKLTETFDYVHNVMSIPHHLIVRFPQVFNTRLFKVKERHLFLTYLGRAQYDPVKPNYISLDKLVSVPDEIFCEEIAKASVQDFEKFLKTL; encoded by the exons ATGGCTTTGTCAGCCCAACAGATACCCAGATGGTTCAATTCAGTTAAATTGAGTAGCTTCATTATAGCTACACAACTTCGAAAACATTTCCCGAGACCAGGAAAAACACTGTTGCATGGCTTTTCTGCTCAGCCACAGATGTCTTCTGACAATTACTTTCTCCAGTGGGGATTCAAGACGTACAGGACTTCCTCCTTATGGAATAGTTCCCAGTCTACCAACTCAAGTAGGCAAGAGATTGGTTCTGCCCCAGGTACTCTGCTTCCTTCCATGAATGAACAGacacagaagacagaaaacataCCCAGTTTTGATTCTGAGCTGTCTCTAGAAG CGCTGGACGACCTGCCTCCAGTGTCTCCATTGCAGCTGGTTTCCGAGGAGGAGGCCATTCAGATTATTGCAGACCCGCCACTGCCCCCAGACACGTACACGCTCCGAGACTACGTGGATCATTCCGAGACTCTGCAGAAATTAGTGCTGCTAG GAGTGGATCTCTCAAAGATAGAAAAACATCCTGATGCAGCCAACCTCCTACTGAGACTGGATTTTGAAAAAGACATTAAGCAAATACTTATGTTTCTTAAGGATTTGGGTATAGAGGATAACCAGCTGGGAACATACCTGACTAAAAACTATGCTATTTTCTCTGAAGACCTTGAAAATCTCAAGACCAG AGTGGCTTATCTGCAGTCAAAAAATTTCAGTAAGGCACATATCGCACAGATGGTCAGAAATGCGCCATTTTTGCTGAGTTTTTCAGTGGAGAGATTGGATAACAGATTGGGATTTTTTCAGAAAGAACTTGAACTTAGCGTGAAGAAg aCTAGAGACCTGGTAGTTCGTCTCCCAAGGCTACTAACTGGAAGTCTGGAGCCtgtgaaagaaaacatgaag GTTTATCGTCTTGAACTAGGTTTTAAACGTAATGAAATCCAACATATGATCACCAAAGTCCCAAAGATGTTGACTgcaaataaaaggaaactgaCCGAGACTTTTGACTATGTGCACAATGTGATGAGCATTCCCCACCACCTCATTGTCCGCTTCCCACAG gtattTAATACAAGGTTGTTTAAAGTCAAAGAAAGGCATTTGTTCCTTACCTATTTAGGAAGAGCACAATATGATCCAGTAAAACCTAACTACATCTCTTTGGACAAGTTAGTGTCTGTACCTGATGAGATATTTTGTGAAGAGATTGCCAAAGCCTCAGTACAAGACtttgaaaaattcttaaaaactctTTAG
- the LOC131826578 gene encoding cytochrome b-c1 complex subunit 7 isoform X3 has product MASRPAVAASSQWLEGIRKWYYNAAGFNKLGLMRDDTIHENDDVKEAIRRLPENLYNDRMFRIKRALDLTMRHQILPKEQWTKYEEDKFYLEPYLKEVIRERKEREEWAKK; this is encoded by the exons ATGGCGAGCAGGCCTGCCG TTGCAGCATCAAGCCAGTGGCTGGAGGGTATTCGAAAATGGTACTACAATGCTGCAGGGTTCAATAAACTGG GGTTAATGCGAGATGATACAATACATGAGAATGATGATGTGAAAGAAGCCATAAGAAGGCTACCTGAGAACCTTTATAATGACAGGATGTTTCGCATTAAGAGGGCACTGGACCTGACCATGAGGCATCAGATCTTGCCTAAAGAGCAATGGACAAAATACGAGGAG gataAATTCTACCTTGAACCGTATCTGAAAGAAGTTATtcgggaaaggaaagagagagaagaatgggcaAAGAAGTAA
- the LOC131826578 gene encoding cytochrome b-c1 complex subunit 7 isoform X1 gives MTGGDRSANFLSPLALLERHSGQLSQGSCEASDSCRLIWNVSSVCRFGEVCIYFAASSQWLEGIRKWYYNAAGFNKLGLMRDDTIHENDDVKEAIRRLPENLYNDRMFRIKRALDLTMRHQILPKEQWTKYEEDKFYLEPYLKEVIRERKEREEWAKK, from the exons ATGACTGGAGGAGATAGGTCTGCAAACTTCCTTTCACCCCTCGCGCTTCTCGAACGGCATTCGGGACAGCTGAGCCAGGGTTCCTGCGAAGCTTCAGATTCATGTAGGCTTATCTGGAACGTCAGCTCCGTCTGCAGATTTGGAGAAGTTTGTATTTACT TTGCAGCATCAAGCCAGTGGCTGGAGGGTATTCGAAAATGGTACTACAATGCTGCAGGGTTCAATAAACTGG GGTTAATGCGAGATGATACAATACATGAGAATGATGATGTGAAAGAAGCCATAAGAAGGCTACCTGAGAACCTTTATAATGACAGGATGTTTCGCATTAAGAGGGCACTGGACCTGACCATGAGGCATCAGATCTTGCCTAAAGAGCAATGGACAAAATACGAGGAG gataAATTCTACCTTGAACCGTATCTGAAAGAAGTTATtcgggaaaggaaagagagagaagaatgggcaAAGAAGTAA
- the LOC131826578 gene encoding cytochrome b-c1 complex subunit 7 isoform X2, which translates to MTGGDRSANFLSPLALLERHSGQLSQGSCEASDSFAASSQWLEGIRKWYYNAAGFNKLGLMRDDTIHENDDVKEAIRRLPENLYNDRMFRIKRALDLTMRHQILPKEQWTKYEEDKFYLEPYLKEVIRERKEREEWAKK; encoded by the exons ATGACTGGAGGAGATAGGTCTGCAAACTTCCTTTCACCCCTCGCGCTTCTCGAACGGCATTCGGGACAGCTGAGCCAGGGTTCCTGCGAAGCTTCAGATTCAT TTGCAGCATCAAGCCAGTGGCTGGAGGGTATTCGAAAATGGTACTACAATGCTGCAGGGTTCAATAAACTGG GGTTAATGCGAGATGATACAATACATGAGAATGATGATGTGAAAGAAGCCATAAGAAGGCTACCTGAGAACCTTTATAATGACAGGATGTTTCGCATTAAGAGGGCACTGGACCTGACCATGAGGCATCAGATCTTGCCTAAAGAGCAATGGACAAAATACGAGGAG gataAATTCTACCTTGAACCGTATCTGAAAGAAGTTATtcgggaaaggaaagagagagaagaatgggcaAAGAAGTAA